CGGCACGGGTCCGCATGCGCAGGCGGAAGCCGTGCACCTTGTGACGGCGACGGTTGTTCGGCTGGTACGTACGCTTGCTCACGGCTATTTCTCCGAAGGTTTCGAGGGATGTCCACTCCACACGGCGTCGGTGCAGGCGTTCGGCCGGCACCGCGCACCCACGCAGCCGCCAGGCGGCGGATCGTGGACATGCGGCACCCGTCGACAGGGAGCGACCGGCCAACGGTACGCGGAGGGCAAACGGGGGGTCAAACCCGCGAGCCCTCCCGGGGGCCGACCCTGTGGATGACGTCTTGCTCCACGGCTCGCTCGGTTGTTACGTTCCCTGTGTCCGC
The sequence above is drawn from the Nocardioides sp. zg-1228 genome and encodes:
- the rpmH gene encoding 50S ribosomal protein L34 yields the protein MSKRTYQPNNRRRHKVHGFRLRMRTRAGRAILSSRRRKGRKSLAV